One Urocitellus parryii isolate mUroPar1 chromosome 8, mUroPar1.hap1, whole genome shotgun sequence DNA window includes the following coding sequences:
- the LOC144256659 gene encoding olfactory receptor 14J1-like, whose protein sequence is MIMTNITTRNGFLLLGFSDDRKLQILYALLFLVLYLVALTGNFIIITITTLDQHLQSPMYYFLKQLSLLDLSFISVTVPQAIDNSLMDYNYVSYGQCTLQVFFFTSLAWTEIAILTVMSYDRYTAICFPLHYEVIMDPRNCQWAVIAVWVSGGISGILYTAATFSITFCKVKIIHHFFCDVPQLLKLSCSNDYLGVIGVAAFISVVALACFVSISLSYVHIFSTVLRIPSAEGRSKVFSTCLPHLFVVSFFLSTGICAYLKPTSDSPSAFDLMVSIFYTVIPPTLNPIIYSLRNEAMKGALRNLVLDREFTGKNTLLSCC, encoded by the coding sequence ATGATTATGACAAACATAACCACGAGGAATGGATTCCTCCTCTTGGGGTTTTCTGATGATCGAAAACTGCAGATCTTGTATGCTTTGCTCTTCTTGGTGTTGTACCTAGTGGCTTTGACAGGAAActtcatcattatcaccatcacaaCACTGGACCAGCACCTCCAATCTCCAATGTATTACTTCTTGAAGCAACTTTCCCTTCTGGACCTCTCCTTCATTTCCGTCACAGTCCCCCAGGCCATTGACAATTCACTGATGGATTATAACTATGTTTCATATGGCCAGTGCACGCTGCAGGTTTTCTTCTTCACATCTTTGGCCTGGACTGAGATAGCTATTCTTACAGTTATGTCTTATGACCGTTATACAGCCATTTGCTTCCCACTGCACTATGAGGTCATCATGGATCCCAGAAATTGTCAGTGGGCTGTGATAGCTGTGTGGGTGAGTGGAGGCATCTCAGGAATCTTATACACAGCAGCCACATTTTCTATCACATTCTGTAAGGTGAAAATAATACATCATTTTTTCTGTGATGTCCCCCAATTACTGAAGCTCTCCTGTTCCAATGATTACCTAGGAGTGATTGGAGTAGCTGCTTTCATATCTGTGGTGGCATTAGCCTGCTTTGTCTCCATTTCCCTCTCCTATGTTCACATATTCTCCACAGTTCTAAGAATACCCTCTGCCGAAGGCCGCTCTAAGGTATTCTCCACCTGCCTGCCCCACCTCTTTGTTGtctcattttttctctctacAGGCATCTGTGCATATCTAAAACCAACTTCAGATTCTCCATCTGCATTTGACCTTATGGTATCTATCTTTTACACAGTGATACCCCCAACACTCAACCCTATTATCTATAGTCTGAGGAATGAGGCCATGAAGGGTGCGCTAAGAAACTTAGTTTTGGACAGAGAATTCACTGGGAAAAATACACTTTTGTCCTGTTGTTAG
- the LOC113178281 gene encoding olfactory receptor 14J1, whose amino-acid sequence MVNLTSKSGFLLMGFSDDHKLQVLHALLFLVIYLLALTGNLLIITIITLDHRLHSPMYYFLKHLSLLDLCFISVTVPQSIANSLMDSGYISLGQCILQVFFFIALASSEVAILTVMSYDRYVAICQPLQYETIMNPSACRRAVIAVWMAGALSGLMHTTVNFSIPLCGERVIHQFFCDVPQMLKLACSYEFMNEIAVAAFTTSTAFICLISIVLSYIRIFSMVLRIPSVEGRTKVFSTCLPHLFVVTFFLSAAGFEFLRPPSDSPSAVDLMFSIFYTVIPPTLNPVIYSLRNEAMKAALKKVLSKDEFSQRKMYFKAMFKL is encoded by the coding sequence ATGGTAAACTTGACCTCAAAGAGTGGATTTCTCCTCATGGGGTTTTCTGATGACCATAAGCTTCAGGTTCTACATGCACTGCTCTTTTTGGTGATATACCTTCTGGCCTTAACAGGCAATCTCCTCATTATTACCATCATTACCTTGGACCACCGTCTGCATTCTCCCATGTATTACTTCTTGAAGCACCTCTCTCTTCTGGACCTCTGCTTCATCTCTGTCACAGTACCACAGTCCATTGCAAATTCACTTATGGACAGTGGGTACATTTCCCTTGGTCAGTGTATTCTTCAGGTTTTCTTCTTCATAGCTCTGGCCTCATCAGAAGTGGCAATCCTCACAGTGATGTCTTATGACCGGTATGTTGCCATCTGTCAACCACTGCAGTATGAGACCATTATGAATCCCAGTGCTTGCAGGCGTGCAGTGATTGCTGTGTGGATGGCGGGGGCCCTCTCTGGGCTCATGCACACAACTGTTAACTTTTCCATTCCTCTATGTGGGGAAAGAGTtattcatcaatttttttgtGATGTCCCTCAAATGTTGAAACTTGCCTGTTCTTATGAATTCATGAATGAGATTGCAGTGGCTGCATTCACAACCTCAACAGCATTTATCTGTCTGATATCCATTGTGCTCTCCTACATTCGGATCTTCTCAATGGTGCTGAGAATACCATCAGTAGAGGGCAGGACCAAGGTCTTCTCCACCTGCCTACCACACCTATTTGTAGTCACCTTCTTCCTCTCAGCCGCAGGCTTTGAGTTTCTAAGACCTCCTTCAGATTCCCCATCAGCTGTGGATCTTATGTTCTCCATATTCTACACTGTAATACCTCCAACGCTCAATCCAGTCATCTATAGCTTGCGAAACGAAGCCATGAAGGCAGCTCTGAAGAAGGTGCTGTCAAAAGATGAATTTTCtcagagaaaaatgtattttaaagcaaTGTTTAAACTCTAA